The DNA segment TTTTTGAACTTTATAATCTTACAACAATCAACTATTAAAATTTACTAATAGtatcacacacaaaaaaaaatcaaattatataaaataatttaaaaaatacaatatattcttatcaaaattcaaaaacaagatATCTTGAGTGTTCTAAACAAGAAAATCTCATAAAACTTACCGAGCTAACGAAAACCCAATGCTGGAAGGCTGGAATCcagagtaaaaaaaatatatattttgaaattgaaattttgagaATATAAGAGATAGATATGGTACATGAATCTTGAGCAATTTACTTAAGGCTTTTATTGTGTTTCTCGAGTTAAAGCTTTCTCGTGTTTATTCTTTCcttttattattcttttattgCCTTtccttaaattatatttaaagaaaaaataaaagtgttGAAGGGATATTCTATTattacctttttttaaaaaaagaaaaaatatgtaGTTATGGTTTACATAAACCGCGACCGTTTTCGAAAATCGGTTGCTAATTCGCCAATGAACGGTTTTTTTGTAGTGTGAAAAAATAGGGTCGGTCGACGCTGGCGGTAAGGGCCCTGCCTAGAACCAGCCGATGGATGACATGTGACAAGTATTTCAATCATGGTTTGGATTCGAGCGGttggtcaaatttttttttaaaaacaattgaCACATGGCAAAATGTGAATGATTCAGGGCAGTGCCCACAAAGGTAGTATCGAATGAACCGTCATTTACGGCAATGGGTAAAAGATTTAGAAAGAAGAAAACGATTCATGAGAAAAGAATAAGGCTATAAGAAAAATCGGTATTGTCTAGAGCTCAAAAgcctttattttttattttattttattttattttttaaaatcaaaatactTGTATTCGAATTCGTGCACTAGATTATAAGAAAATAATGTTTTATATCCGTGTTGTATAGATTTAATATCtgcgaaaaaaatatttatcacttCAGATGTGTAAAATAATTATAGAGGACAATTGCACATGAAATATAAGCAATGAAATCATATGCAAGGCCCTAATTTCTTACACTATCAATCAATCATGCACATAATGTGCACAACAATTACACATGAAATTCCAgcactatatatatatggttGATAATACAAGTATAAACTGAAAATTACAGAAAATACAGACAAGTTATGAACACGATTTCGGTTTAGGAAATTAGTTCACGAACTCTTTAAACCCCTACCGCCTCGATCTCCTCCAGCAGTTTCCTAGTCTTTATTCACATATGGAACCATTGCTAACATGGGGTTGGCTGCAAGAGAGAAAATgaaacataacataattcattAATGAAGTAATTTTTTAGAAAGTACTATTTTATCAACTATTCAATAATAAGCATGTAAAAAGATGGGTTATTTTTAGGGTTGTTTCAATTTTCTTTGAAAGAACTGGAATTCATGGAAGCGGCGGCAGGTGGTGGTGATGACAAGTTAATATGCCTGAGGAATGTAACAAGCGGTATGAAGGCACAGCAGGTGATCCTGTTGGAAATGGAGCCGGAATTAAGTTGGAGAAAGACGTGATTATTTGCGGCAGTGGAAGTATTGGAAATTAAGTCCCTGGAAGGCAATTGTAATTATGCATGCAAAGAggtaaattttatctcaatttcCTTAATTTATAGCTTTGCTTGCACATATAAATTATCCTGCAGTTATAGACAAATGAAAATTGATGACGCTTCACTTCAGCAAATGTAAAGTTAATCGAAAATCTAATCATTCTTAATTCGATTAATCTTATCGTGTGATGTCTATATTTTGCATATTTATAGCTAGGAGGATGATTAAGTTAAAAGTTTTTGTTAACTTGTatgatcaaaattatatttttatagaaaGGAGCACAATTATAAAAGGTATAttgattgaaaatatatatgattactGTTGATTCGGTTGATCTTATTCTATGGTTTACTACTTGATGCATGCACACCGAATTCATGTAATTTGTTCGTATTACTTTGAAACTAAGAAATATGATCTAACAATAAGATTTATTCAGACACTTGAAAAAGAACAACAAAATCGACGTAGAATTCCGGTTAATGCTCGTTACATCTGGTTTATTTCATCCTACCCATGTGTGCATTGCCCCCATTATAGGATGGATGACCAAGATTTGCCCATGCATATATAGgacccacttttttttttggaaattgtaTGTGTGCCAAGATCTTACCTGTTGAAATGAAGTGAGGGTATTGCCCATATAGGTAGGATCTCATCTACCGTGACATCTCATGTAGTGAAGGCTTCAAACATCAAACGCAGAAAATCATTATATTGGCAAATGTATTTACAAATTCCTTTTTGAACTTTATAATCTTACAACAATCAACTATTAAAATTTACTAATAATATAACAcacaaaaaatcaatttatatgaaataatttaaaaaatacaatatattcttataaagattcaaaaaCAAGATATCTTGAGTGTTCTAAACAAGaaaatcacaaaaaacttaCCAAACGAACGAAAAACCAAAGCTGGAAGGCTGGAATCcacagagaaaaaaaaaaaattttttgaaattgaaaatttgaGAATATAAGAGATAGATATGGTACATGAATCTTGAGAAATTTACTTGAGGCTTTTATTGTGTTTCTCGAGTTAAAGCTTTCTCGTGTTTATTCTTTCctttttattattcttttattaccttttcttatattatatttaaagaaaatataaaagagTTGAAGGGATATTCTATTattacctttttttaaaaaaaaacaaaaaattgtagTCAAGGTTTACGTAAACCGCTACCGTTTTCGAAAATCCATTGCTAATTCGCCAATTAACGATTTAGAAAAAAGAAAACGATTCGAGAGAAAAGAATAAGGATACGAAAAAATTGGTGTGGTCTAAAGCTCAAAAGcctttaatttatatattttttatttttaaatcaaaatactAGTATTCTAATTCGTGCAATGGATTGTAAGAAAATAGTGTTTTATATCAGTGTTGTATAGATTTAATATCTGCAAAAAAAACTAATTATCATTTCAAATGTGTAAAATAATTATAGAGGACAATTGCACATGAAATATAAGCAACGAAATAATATGCAAAGCCTTAATTTCTTACACTAACAATCATGCACATAATTTGCACATGAAATTCCAGCACTATATGTGTTTGAAAATACAAGTATAAACTGAAAATTACAGAAAATACAGACAAGTTTTGAACACGATTTCGGTTTAGGAAATTAGTTCACGAACTCTTTAAACCCCTACCGCCTCGATCTCCTCCAGCAGGTTCTTAGTCTTTATTCACATATGGAACCATTGCTAACATGGGATTGGCTGCAAGAGAGAAAATgaaacataacataattcattATGAAGTAATTTTTTAGAAAGTACTATTTTATCAACTATTCAATAAGCATGTAATAATCCATGCAAAGAggtaaattttatctcaatttcCATAATTTATAGCTTTTCTTGCACATATTTTGCACTCATGAACTAGGATTCGACGCCAAATAATGGGAAGAGACTGTAAAATTACCCGAACTCTCTGCTTGGGAGTCGACCACTGGCTCTGGGGCAGCACGTTCCACTGCAACATGTATAAGAGTTTCAATTTCTAACATCTTAATCAAGGTTAATTCCATGTTcactaaatattattttagaagGCCATCCACCAAGATGAGATAAACTAAGACGTTTAAAAAAGTTGTTCCAAAAATTAAGCAATAGCAAATCATACAACCTGCCGATTCTGTCCCACTTATGTCCCGAGAAGAAGAACGGGGACGCCTCTTCGCaacatttttatcttcaaatggTGCGGgggatttaaaagaaaattgggATATGGTGACTCCCTCTTGTTCAAATTGTGGATGCACACCAAGATACCTGTAATAGTACATTGATCATTGAAATTGATGTTTTAAACTTTAGATATATATAGTacattgtatttattttttggcATTTAAAGAACGGAGCTTACCGATCAAGTTCCACCATCGAACGCAGTCTCTTGTTGGATGGCGCTACATAATACCTGTCAAGACATAAGACATCAAACATTTAGATAGCACGCCACTCAGAAAGATCTTGTTTTCCATCATCAATTTGTCTGTGTCAGAACAAAAGTACGACGTATCAACATACACATCAGCGAATTTGGTGCCTCCTCCAGATCGAGCCCTTATAATGCGTTGCCAGCCCTTAGGGGTCCGAGGGATGTTGGGCTTGTCCATTGCCCATATCCAGTTTTGATCCAATGGCTTGACATCAGATTCGGTTGCACATGATATTTCAGGCTTCCACTGCCTAGCTATATCACATGTGAAAGGATGTTCCTCGATCGTTTCTCTAATTTCCTCGTACTTTTCCTTCGAGGGGGAGAGCCTCCACTTCAGGCACGAGGTGCACTGGACTGCATATGCATGGACAGATTCCCAAACCTTCTTTGCCGAGGCACTTGGACTTTGTTCCATTTCGAGAACGTACTGCCAATAGAAAGGGAACAATATTACAAGTGTCAGTGTGACTATTCCACATATATATTGGGCACCAGTGATCAATTTATTAAgaagattaataataataataataataataataataataataatagaattGGACTGGATAATGAAAACCTAACTCAAAATTACTGACAAGCAAAAACCAAGTTGGGACATAGAATAAATGAACAAAATATTTCCGGAAAACTGGTGGACAAATTAATCGAAAACACTGaatattgaaataataattgtctTTGGAGTATAAAAAGGTGTTGCTGTAACATGATCAATGCAAATACTTACTGCGGAAAATCTTCAAATGTATCATTTTTctagttcttttttttttgtttacaaaaaataaattttatatgttgtAGCAACAAATCGCAACTTTTTCAAGGAATATCTCATCTAAAAGGTTTACTATACCTCGAAAATAGACGAATAAGGCACGTATAACCTTTTGCGGTAGTAGCGTATGAAATGGCGAATTTTTCGATTAATAAAAGTAACAAGGTTCGAATGGACGATCATTATGATAATTTAAATCAACCAACACGTTATATCATATTCTCATCAACCAAGGAAAGTTTCTGGCAAAGCAACAGGAAACATAAGCACATAAATAAGCCTTGACTACCAAGAAATCGAAAAACAAATAGTCAGCATGACAATATAATCCTATATCTGAAAACATTAATGCTGATTTTGTAATCTCGACTCAGTCGACAAGCAAAATTTACTTCTTCAACATGTCAAACAAACACGCTGCCTATTTCCCTTTTAGAACTAAACATTTTGGCATGTGTAGTTTCAGTAACAATATTATTATATCTTATTGGTGATACCCTGGTAAGAACCCGGGTCATTGATGACCCGGGATATTAAATGGATTCCCAAATTAGGGTCAATTTGCatgatggattcttctgaagccgggccggtgcaagcccgggctctactccccgggcaaccagacgcccgaGCTCTTGTATAAATCTCCAGGGAGCTGGGAACCTCGAAAAGCGTGATGCACTTGAGTATATTGATATGGACAATCTTATTTGTCAGAGCAACTTGACTTTGGCGTGTCATATAAGTCATCAGGAGGTATGGACGGCCGACTTGACATATTTAGTAGGTAGGCGCGGGAAACGAGGTACCTACCccattttctcctataaatagcaggtatcctTCTCATTTactgattctgaaatctttgaactcttaagcattatacatattttctcccaaatattgct comes from the Primulina huaijiensis isolate GDHJ02 chromosome 8, ASM1229523v2, whole genome shotgun sequence genome and includes:
- the LOC140981996 gene encoding methyl-CpG-binding domain-containing protein 2-like isoform X2: MEQSPSASAKKVWESVHAYAVQCTSCLKWRLSPSKEKYEEIRETIEEHPFTCDIARQWKPEISCATESDVKPLDQNWIWAMDKPNIPRTPKGWQRIIRARSGGGTKFADVYYVAPSNKRLRSMVELDRYLGVHPQFEQEGVTISQFSFKSPAPFEDKNVAKRRPRSSSRDISGTESAVERAAPEPVVDSQAESSANPMLAMVPYVNKD
- the LOC140981996 gene encoding methyl-CpG-binding domain-containing protein 2-like isoform X1, whose product is MEQSPSASAKKVWESVHAYAVQCTSCLKWRLSPSKEKYEEIRETIEEHPFTCDIARQWKPEISCATESDVKPLDQNWIWAMDKPNIPRTPKGWQRIIRARSGGGTKFADVYYVAPSNKRLRSMVELDRYLGVHPQFEQEGVTISQFSFKSPAPFEDKNVAKRRPRSSSRDISGTESAVERAAPEPVVDSQAESSANPMLAMVPYVNKD